A window of the Thermoflexus sp. genome harbors these coding sequences:
- a CDS encoding DoxX family membrane protein: MEVLFLIGRIIVGVYYLFNAANHLIMGTEQLTQYARYKGVPAPRWAVIVSGLLLLIGGLSLLLGIYPGIGVLSLVLFFLPVTFKMHNFWAVQDQQQRMIEMVNFTKNLALMGSGLMFLMIERWPFSFIPQLWP; encoded by the coding sequence ATGGAGGTCCTGTTCCTCATCGGTCGGATCATCGTCGGGGTCTATTATCTGTTCAACGCGGCCAACCATCTGATCATGGGGACGGAGCAGTTGACCCAGTATGCCCGGTATAAGGGGGTGCCCGCTCCCCGATGGGCCGTCATCGTCTCCGGGCTCCTGTTGCTGATCGGCGGCCTGAGCCTCCTGCTCGGCATCTATCCGGGCATCGGGGTGCTCAGCCTGGTCCTGTTCTTCCTGCCCGTGACCTTCAAGATGCACAACTTCTGGGCGGTGCAGGACCAGCAGCAGAGGATGATCGAGATGGTGAACTTCACCAAGAATCTGGCCCTGATGGGCTCGGGGCTGATGTTCCTGATGATCGAGCGCTGGCCGTTCAGTTTCATCCCGCAGTTGTGGCCGTGA